In the genome of bacterium, the window AGGCCCTTCTCAACGTGAAGCCGGGCCAGGAGGACGCGTTCGAAAGCGCGTTCGAGAAGGCGCAGAAGATCGTCGCCTCGATGCCCGGGTATGTTTCGCACGAGCTTTCGCGCTGTCTCGAAAACGACTCGCGTTATCTACTCTTGATCCGTTGGGACAGCCTCGAAGATCACACCGAGGGTTTTCGCGGCTCATCCGAATACCAGAAGTGGCGCGAGCTACTGCATCACTTCTACGATCCCTTTCCCAGCGTCGAGCACTACGAGTGGACGACCGGACCGGGTCTGTGATCAGCTCTTCGTCGCCACGAAGAGGTAGCGATTCAGGCTGAAGAAGTACTCACCCGCCGCACCGAGTTCGCGTAACTCCTGTTTCCAGGCCTCGACTTCTTCCTCGCTGACGCCGGCCCGCCCAGCGACAAAGGCGGCGATCGCGCGGGTGATTCCGTAGCTGTAGGTGTGCTGCTGGTACTCGGTGTTGAGCAGCGGAACGACTTCGACGCGGCGCACGCGCAATCCAACTGCTTCCAGGCGTGGCCCCAGCGTCGCCGGAAGACCGGGATCGTGAAGGTGTTCCTCCCAGGCATCCATGATGCGGCGCAGACGATCCGGATCCCTTGTGTGGAAGACGGCGCTGTCCCAGTGCGTATCCAGA includes:
- a CDS encoding antibiotic biosynthesis monooxygenase; amino-acid sequence: MILEQALLNVKPGQEDAFESAFEKAQKIVASMPGYVSHELSRCLENDSRYLLLIRWDSLEDHTEGFRGSSEYQKWRELLHHFYDPFPSVEHYEWTTGPGL